The sequence TTATGTCACAGTCACGATACATTTCATCAACAACCACCTCAAAATGCTGACTCCTGTCCTGATCTTTTATGCCACAGTCCCATACCAGTGAAAACCTTTGCGATTTCCTTAAAGGAGTTGAGAAAGATTGGAAACTTGGAGGTAAAATCGAGGCAATCGTTACAGATAATGCAGAAAACATGAAAGCAGCTGTCAACTTAGGAGGATGGAAGCATGTTCCATGCTTTGCCCACACCTTGAACTTGGTTGTAACTGATTCACTCAAAAACAATTCCAAACTGAACGAGATATTGTTACGATGTCGTTCGCTcgtaacttttttcaaaaaatcaagcAAAGCGAAtgcacaattgaaaaaaatggcgaaaatgGCAAATTTAAACATGACAGCATTGAAACAAGAAGTTGCGACTAGGTGGAACAGCACTGTAATAATGCTTCGGAGTATCATCATCCTATCAGATTCCATCGCAGCCGTTTTATCCCTGATGAAGAGAACCGATCTCCTTTTAGACGACGAAGAGTTGCTAATCATAAAGGTATTGCAGTAAatttaatctttaaaaaacaagaacttTTTAAACaatcgattttttcttcttaaataGGGAGCTGTCGCTATACTAGAGCCGTTTGAGGATGCGACAAAAGATTTGAGTTCCCAATGTTATCCATACTTGTCAAAAGTGATTCCTATGGTTCACCTTCTTCTTTGCAGCATGGAAGTTTATTTATCAGCCATTTCAGAGGATGACAACTTTTACTTTGTTTGTCTGGAACTATTGAAAAACGACTTGGAGGAAAAGTTAAAGCTTCGTTTTGAGAAGGTTGAAGACGTGCCATCGAAAGCACTCACAATAACATATCTCGATcctaggtatggaaatttcaattttaatttgcgTTCTCAATTcttaaatttctaaatttattttccattttcatagATTCAAAAAGGCGCATTTCAAAAGAAGCGGTTCTGCAGTGGAGAATTCCCTTGATAGAGAGCTGAGAAGGGTTAAGTCTTTGAGAATCACTCGAGAAAATCTCCCCAAAAATGTGCCCAGCCAAATTTCACTCAGTCCTGCctctattttcaaaaatctcCACAAAGAAACTGTGAGGAAAACCAACGAACAGAGAAGAGGTGGCGAAAACAGCACAGTCAATAACATCCTTATCATCAAAGAATACAACGATTGGCCTCTTTTAGATGGCGTTGATCCGCTTCAATGGtggaaaaacagacagaaaggTGGTGTAATGCTCCCTGTGGTTCAAATTGTAAAGAGATATTTCTGTATTCCTGCTATATCCGTTCCATCGgaacaaattttttccaaagctggacttattatttcaaaacaaCGCAATGCTTTGAAACCAGAAAATGCTGATATGCTCATCTTTTTGAACAAAAAcgcttaacttttttttattactttttgctttttatcgTTTATCTGAATTGTTTCCTATTTCCATTAAAcattggttgttgaaaaaaaaacaaaatgacatagaaaatacatatttctCATTTACAATctccatatttttttctgacttattttttatttacaaactgattaaaaaaaattggcaacgCTGCTTATCTGAAAAATCGATAGATCGATACTACCCGATTTTTCCCGGAGATATATGAAAAAGCGATATTCGATAAATATCACCAGCTCTAGCGCGAGCTTCTCTGTTGGGCACATCTAGATTTGGGGGGAATGGGTGCGGAGTTGCCAGATATGGCGTCATCACTATATTCTGAAAACTGAAAGTTATGTCAGAGATAAAGAccactgtaaaaaaattccctcctTCTGGTCTTAGTGTCCTAGTTATGAGTTATTTAAATTGGTTCGATATCCCAATTTTTAAACACAGGCAAAATCGCACTTTAAACTTCTCCCAGAGGGGAGCGCGCTTGTCGTTTACAGCTCCCCTAAGTGTAAAGATAGGGACAtcgaacaaatttaaataattcataatTAAAACATAGTCAAATTGGGCCCAAAAAGGGGGTTAACCCCAAACTTATCATAACAATGTACgcataaataaaatacatgTGGCAAATATTGTGTGGAACATGTTTAAAtcgtgattttgaatttttttttagccatGTAGGCCTAAATATGCTTTCtggttaaaataaaagattggtaaaaatattaaattgtaGGAAATCTTTCATTCAGTAAGTGCCCCAATTTAGTGCAGTTATGAAGAGATTTAgtatgttttaaaaatcaaccGTAAAACCCATTTTTTTCCGCGCTTATTAAAAGTTTTTCCGTTTTTAACACAGCACTTATgggaaaaatggtttttttgtttacagtaGGGATTGTCCAGGCGGTATTCGATGGGATAAGTTTTCGATCAGCtgatttttctaaatatttgtACAGTACCCtgcaaaaaaaatccgaacgcgATTTTAATTGCATAAATCATGAACGAATgggagaaacaacaaaaacaaataataaatacaataaaactgattatatatttttttgttataataCAAACAATGGTGGGGGAGAATCAGACGAAAAGAATGGGAAATAAACCAGACTACGGGACATTTTCAATTCCTGTTGTTCATGTCAACATAGAGGACTCTATGTTTATCGTAAGACTCTTTTCTCACATTACCAtctaagaaaaggaaaattgtcATCCGTTGTTGCTGAAGCTCATAGATACTTTCGCAGTTATTGATGGGAAAGAAGAACCTCACATTTACtggaaattgataaaaaaaatattcccatGTCTTGCAGTTTTGGCTCGGGACGTTCTATTCAGGTCCGATCTACCAGTGAATAGCCCTGTTCTCTCCTATGTCTATTGAAAGAGCCTTTTTGTTAGGGAAATTAATTCTAGGGCAATCCTAGAACCTGTCTTTCTCCTGAAATACTTTAGCAATCTTATGACTTAACTGTTTACGTGGATTTGAATGGGCAACTATTGCAAAGGACAAAGCTTCAGTTTCCTGTGGTtatctattgaaaattatggATTCCCTCAAATGACTTCAATACGTTCAGAAAGTTATTTTCTTAGCTAGAAAGTTATTTCTTAACTATTGAGCTTTAACAAGTTTCGAATCTCTTTATTATCTTTAAGAAGATGCAATTATCATCAGATAATGTTTTTGAAGCAAAGAACATTGTTACTTATCAAAACCAAGCgattgaaattgtgaaaatacacggaaaaacaaaaaaatataatttcaaattaacatatttttgttgttagcaTCAAGCGAGAAATCAGTGGAATCATACAAAACAGGCTAATCCTGATTTGACTGTTTGCTTACTTGACTCGCCAAAGACTCAGTTGTTATGCTTGCGTTGTTTGATAGACAGCTTTGATAATTTACACTTCTACTGTATTGTTTTACGATTTCTTTGATattatattcaaatatttcgATTTCACCTAAGTAAAGTACAGTGACGATTTTAACGGCTGTAAGTGAATTGATTGAGCAGGATATTGACGAATGTGACATATTTTGTCAAGAATTCAGCAAGCCTTCTATCGCCtaacaacacattttttattcaaggCGAGACGATACCAGAAATTTCAGTGATGCAATAAATGGCTTTGTTAAAAGGACAGCCAATGGTTATTCCAATCCATATTTAGAATGCGGGGAATAAATTTTGAGGTATTTCTTTCCTATTAAGTTGTTGTATAGCTCATATTTCAActattgcatttttaaattcttggaACTTGTCACGTAAAATGTCACtacttaaatataaataaaaaacagtcATGTGTTAATTCctgttgaaacaaaattatgtCTTACTCTGTAGACTTTGGGGAACAAGGAGTCTATTTGAGAAGAATTGGCAATCGATTTGGATTGTAGATGTGTCAAAACACTTAGAAAACATTAACGTCAATTCTCAAGGCCGTTTATCACATGATAGGAACTGCAGATTACATATCTCTTACGACATGC is a genomic window of Daphnia pulicaria isolate SC F1-1A chromosome 2, SC_F0-13Bv2, whole genome shotgun sequence containing:
- the LOC124327691 gene encoding E3 SUMO-protein ligase ZBED1-like, which codes for MPQSHTSENLCDFLKGVEKDWKLGGKIEAIVTDNAENMKAAVNLGGWKHVPCFAHTLNLVVTDSLKNNSKLNEILLRCRSLVTFFKKSSKANAQLKKMAKMANLNMTALKQEVATRWNSTVIMLRSIIILSDSIAAVLSLMKRTDLLLDDEELLIIKGAVAILEPFEDATKDLSSQCYPYLSKVIPMVHLLLCSMEVYLSAISEDDNFYFVCLELLKNDLEEKLKLRFEKVEDVPSKALTITYLDPRFKKAHFKRSGSAVENSLDRELRRVKSLRITRENLPKNVPSQISLSPASIFKNLHKETVRKTNEQRRGGENSTVNNILIIKEYNDWPLLDGVDPLQWWKNRQKGGVMLPVVQIVKRYFCIPAISVPSEQIFSKAGLIISKQRNALKPENADMLIFLNKNA